The proteins below come from a single Esox lucius isolate fEsoLuc1 chromosome 7, fEsoLuc1.pri, whole genome shotgun sequence genomic window:
- the cfap298 gene encoding cilia- and flagella-associated protein 298 isoform X2, producing MVQLHVKRGDESQFLFNTSVDVPLETLTEQVAVIYNARLKVDRICSELPELADHGIAMPPNMQGLTDEQIVDLKLRDEWEEKCVPSGGPEFNKDEIGRRNGHAPNQKMKEVLRKTMEEAKALISKVLAGVCVTMETVKEALDQLRGAVMIVYPMGLPPHDPIRMEFENQEDLSGTQASLQVIPAEEAQLWWAAKEMQRGKKLQDYIGKNDKTKIVVKIQKRGQGAPAREPLVTEEQQKLMMAHYYRRQEELKKLDEVEDDSYLRSDWSDRQALKRQFQGLSNIKWGPR from the exons ATGGTGCAGCTTCACGTGAAGCGAGGTGATGAGAGCCAGTTCCTGTTCAACACTTCTGTAGACGTGCCGTTGGAAACTCTGACCGAGCAGGTCGCAGTCATCTACAACGCCAGGCTGAAGGTAGACAGGATATGCTCAG AGTTACCCGAGCTGGCGGACCACGGCATAGCAATGCCGCCGAACATGCAGGGCCTCACAGACGAGCAGATCGTTGACCTGAAGCTGAGAGACGAGTGGGAGGAGAAATGTGTACCTAGCGGAGGACCCGAGTTTAACAAGGATGAGATTGGAAGGAGGAACGGACATG CCCCTAACCAGAAGATGAAGGAGGTGCTGAGGAAGACCATGGAGGAGGCTAAGGCACTCATCTCTAAG GtcctggctggtgtgtgtgtaaccatGGAGACAGTGAAGGAGGCTTTGGACCAGCTTAGGGGAGCGGTGATGATCGTGTACCCCATGGGCTTGCCTCCTCACGACCCAATCAGGATGGAGTTTGAGAACCAGGAGGACCTGTCTGGAACCCAG GCTTCCCTGCAGGTGATCCCAGCGGAGGAGGCCCAGCTGTGGTGGGCAGCCAAGGAGATGCAGAGAGGAAAGAAACTTCAGGACTACATCGGAAAGAACGATAAAACCAAGATCGTCGTAAAAATACAAAAG AGAGGCCAGGGGGCGCCAGCTAGAGAACCTCTGGTCACAGAGGAGCAGCAGAAACTAATGATGGCTCACTATTACAGGAGACAGGAAGAACTGAag AAACTGGACGAGGTAGAGGACGACAGTTATCTCCGCTCAGactggtcagacagacaggccttgAAGAGGCAGTTTCAGGGTCTCAGCAACATCAAGTGGGGGCCCAGGTAG
- the cfap298 gene encoding cilia- and flagella-associated protein 298 isoform X1, producing the protein MVQLHVKRGDESQFLFNTSVDVPLETLTEQVAVIYNARLKVDRICSELPELADHGIAMPPNMQGLTDEQIVDLKLRDEWEEKCVPSGGPEFNKDEIGRRNGHAPNQKMKEVLRKTMEEAKALISKKQVLAGVCVTMETVKEALDQLRGAVMIVYPMGLPPHDPIRMEFENQEDLSGTQASLQVIPAEEAQLWWAAKEMQRGKKLQDYIGKNDKTKIVVKIQKRGQGAPAREPLVTEEQQKLMMAHYYRRQEELKKLDEVEDDSYLRSDWSDRQALKRQFQGLSNIKWGPR; encoded by the exons ATGGTGCAGCTTCACGTGAAGCGAGGTGATGAGAGCCAGTTCCTGTTCAACACTTCTGTAGACGTGCCGTTGGAAACTCTGACCGAGCAGGTCGCAGTCATCTACAACGCCAGGCTGAAGGTAGACAGGATATGCTCAG AGTTACCCGAGCTGGCGGACCACGGCATAGCAATGCCGCCGAACATGCAGGGCCTCACAGACGAGCAGATCGTTGACCTGAAGCTGAGAGACGAGTGGGAGGAGAAATGTGTACCTAGCGGAGGACCCGAGTTTAACAAGGATGAGATTGGAAGGAGGAACGGACATG CCCCTAACCAGAAGATGAAGGAGGTGCTGAGGAAGACCATGGAGGAGGCTAAGGCACTCATCTCTAAG AAACAGGtcctggctggtgtgtgtgtaaccatGGAGACAGTGAAGGAGGCTTTGGACCAGCTTAGGGGAGCGGTGATGATCGTGTACCCCATGGGCTTGCCTCCTCACGACCCAATCAGGATGGAGTTTGAGAACCAGGAGGACCTGTCTGGAACCCAG GCTTCCCTGCAGGTGATCCCAGCGGAGGAGGCCCAGCTGTGGTGGGCAGCCAAGGAGATGCAGAGAGGAAAGAAACTTCAGGACTACATCGGAAAGAACGATAAAACCAAGATCGTCGTAAAAATACAAAAG AGAGGCCAGGGGGCGCCAGCTAGAGAACCTCTGGTCACAGAGGAGCAGCAGAAACTAATGATGGCTCACTATTACAGGAGACAGGAAGAACTGAag AAACTGGACGAGGTAGAGGACGACAGTTATCTCCGCTCAGactggtcagacagacaggccttgAAGAGGCAGTTTCAGGGTCTCAGCAACATCAAGTGGGGGCCCAGGTAG